The proteins below are encoded in one region of Pseudonocardia sp. DSM 110487:
- a CDS encoding YciI family protein produces the protein MKYVVLIYSNAESRKLWEQFSETERGEGLAYYARFTAELEASGELVVSEALADPSTTKRVQVDEGRTLTTDGPFAEAKEHLAGFYLLDVASEERAVEIAAQVPEAALGLVEVRPARSLDLAEW, from the coding sequence GTGAAGTACGTCGTCCTGATCTACAGCAATGCCGAGTCGCGGAAGCTGTGGGAGCAGTTCTCCGAGACCGAGCGTGGCGAGGGGCTCGCCTACTACGCGCGTTTCACCGCTGAGCTCGAGGCGTCCGGAGAGCTCGTCGTATCCGAAGCGCTCGCCGACCCGTCGACCACCAAGCGCGTGCAGGTCGACGAGGGCCGGACCCTCACGACGGACGGCCCGTTCGCCGAGGCCAAGGAGCACCTCGCCGGGTTCTACCTGCTCGACGTCGCGAGCGAGGAACGCGCCGTCGAGATCGCGGCGCAGGTCCCGGAGGCGGCACTCGGCCTCGTCGAGGTGCGGCCCGCCCGGAGCCTGGACCTCGCGGAGTGGTGA
- a CDS encoding zinc ribbon domain-containing protein, with protein sequence MKADPAVQRRLLDLAEVDAELSRLVHRRRTLPEHAELAAAEAAVREAKDKLVEVETAAGDLDRDIRRLERDVDGVRQRTERDNKLLAGAGIGAKQATDLQHELETLARRQSVLEDEQLEIMEQREAVGADVEHSRVVLATAEHELAAVTERRDTALADIDASETGRRRAREEVVVTIPADVLGAYERHREQRGVGAAALIARRCQACRLELDRTSISELKAAPADDLVRCEECGVILVRTEASGL encoded by the coding sequence GTGAAAGCCGACCCCGCCGTCCAGCGCCGGCTGCTCGACCTGGCCGAGGTCGACGCCGAGCTGTCGCGCCTCGTGCACCGCCGTCGCACACTGCCCGAGCACGCCGAGCTCGCCGCCGCCGAGGCCGCCGTGCGGGAGGCGAAGGACAAGCTGGTGGAGGTCGAGACCGCCGCAGGCGACCTCGACCGGGACATCCGCCGCCTCGAACGCGACGTCGACGGCGTGCGACAGCGCACCGAGCGCGACAACAAGCTGCTCGCCGGGGCCGGGATCGGCGCGAAGCAGGCCACCGACCTGCAGCACGAGCTGGAGACACTGGCGCGCCGGCAGTCCGTGCTCGAGGACGAGCAGCTGGAGATCATGGAGCAGCGCGAGGCCGTTGGCGCGGACGTGGAGCACTCCCGCGTCGTGCTGGCCACAGCCGAGCATGAGCTGGCCGCCGTCACCGAGCGCCGCGACACCGCTCTCGCCGACATCGACGCCTCCGAGACCGGCCGTCGCCGGGCCCGCGAGGAGGTCGTCGTCACGATCCCGGCCGACGTGCTCGGCGCCTACGAGCGGCACCGCGAGCAGCGCGGTGTGGGCGCCGCAGCGCTGATCGCGCGGCGCTGCCAGGCGTGCCGGTTGGAGCTGGACCGCACGTCGATCTCGGAGCTGAAGGCCGCACCCGCCGACGACCTGGTGCGTTGCGAGGAATGCGGCGTGATCCTGGTGCGCACTGAGGCGTCAGGGCTGTGA
- a CDS encoding RNA polymerase sigma factor, giving the protein MTPTDVGRLVRELAPHVLVAVVRRHGGFDACEDAVQEALLAAAVQWPAEGVPDNPKGWLITTASRRRIEMWRSDSARQRREETVFALAPPPPDPAPAVDDSLTLLLLCCHPALTPPSQVALTLRAVGGLTTAEIARAFLVPESTVAQRISRAKQRIKAAGAEFRMPTPTERPERIASALHVLYLIFNEGYTASSGAELGRVELTEEAIRLTRQLRALLPGEGEVAGLLALMLLTDARRTARTAPDGSLVPLAEQDRQAWDATAIAEGTALISETLAAAPIGPYQLQAAIAAVHDEAGRAEDTDWPQILALYNHLQVLAPGPMVTLNRIVAVSEVRGPRAALEQLTAAATDPALAGHHRLHAVRAHMLEAAGDLDAAVVEFRLAARLTLSAPEQRYLEAKAARLAR; this is encoded by the coding sequence GTGACGCCGACGGACGTCGGACGGCTGGTGCGGGAGCTCGCCCCTCACGTGCTCGTCGCCGTCGTCCGGCGGCACGGCGGGTTCGACGCCTGCGAGGACGCCGTGCAGGAGGCGCTGCTCGCCGCCGCCGTCCAGTGGCCGGCCGAGGGTGTGCCGGACAACCCGAAGGGCTGGCTGATCACCACCGCCTCCCGGCGGCGGATCGAGATGTGGCGCTCGGACTCCGCGCGGCAACGGCGGGAGGAGACCGTCTTCGCGCTGGCGCCGCCCCCTCCGGACCCGGCGCCCGCCGTCGACGACTCCCTCACCCTGCTCCTGCTGTGCTGCCACCCCGCGCTCACCCCGCCGTCGCAGGTGGCGCTCACGCTGCGCGCGGTCGGCGGGCTCACCACGGCGGAGATCGCCCGCGCCTTCCTGGTGCCGGAGTCCACCGTCGCGCAGCGGATCAGCCGGGCCAAGCAGCGGATCAAGGCCGCGGGCGCGGAGTTCCGGATGCCTACGCCCACCGAGCGGCCCGAGCGGATCGCCTCCGCGCTGCACGTCCTCTACCTGATCTTCAACGAGGGCTACACGGCCAGCTCCGGCGCGGAACTGGGCCGCGTCGAGCTCACCGAGGAGGCGATCCGGCTCACCCGGCAGCTGCGCGCCCTGCTGCCCGGAGAGGGCGAGGTCGCCGGGCTACTGGCCCTGATGCTCCTCACCGACGCCCGCCGCACCGCGCGCACCGCTCCCGACGGCAGCCTCGTGCCGCTCGCCGAGCAGGACCGGCAGGCGTGGGACGCCACCGCGATCGCCGAGGGCACGGCGCTGATCAGCGAGACCCTGGCCGCCGCGCCGATCGGCCCGTACCAGCTGCAGGCGGCGATCGCGGCCGTGCACGACGAGGCAGGGCGTGCCGAGGACACCGACTGGCCGCAGATCCTCGCGCTCTACAACCACCTGCAGGTCCTTGCGCCCGGTCCGATGGTCACGCTCAACCGGATCGTCGCCGTCTCCGAGGTGCGCGGCCCGCGGGCAGCGCTCGAACAGCTCACGGCGGCGGCCACCGACCCGGCGCTCGCCGGGCACCACCGGTTGCACGCCGTCCGCGCCCACATGCTGGAAGCGGCCGGGGACCTCGACGCCGCCGTCGTGGAGTTCCGGCTGGCCGCCCGCCTCACGCTCAGTGCGCCGGAGCAGCGCTACCTCGAGGCGAAGGCCGCACGGCTGGCCCGCTAG
- a CDS encoding SRPBCC family protein: MQTLDRDELTVHIEAPPTTVYRLVSDVTRMPEFSPEIRRCVWLDGADQPAVGARFRATNQLPRRPPWQNTPIVIAADPGREFAISRTEPFAGTLVWRYRLEPEGVGTRLTESYEVTRPITRIGWFIIGTLFGGKDRRSDLHRGMQETLRTITAVAEKETAEQ, encoded by the coding sequence ATGCAGACGCTGGACCGTGACGAGCTGACGGTGCACATCGAGGCGCCGCCAACCACCGTCTACCGCCTCGTGTCCGACGTGACCCGGATGCCGGAGTTCAGCCCGGAGATCCGCCGGTGCGTGTGGCTCGACGGCGCGGACCAGCCGGCCGTCGGTGCACGCTTCCGCGCCACCAACCAGCTCCCGCGGCGCCCGCCGTGGCAGAACACCCCGATCGTGATCGCCGCCGACCCTGGGCGCGAGTTCGCGATCAGCCGCACCGAGCCGTTCGCCGGCACCCTGGTCTGGCGCTACCGGCTGGAGCCGGAGGGCGTCGGCACGCGGCTGACCGAGAGCTACGAGGTCACGAGGCCGATCACCCGGATCGGGTGGTTCATCATCGGCACCCTGTTCGGCGGGAAGGACCGCCGCTCCGACCTGCACCGCGGCATGCAGGAGACCCTGCGCACGATCACCGCCGTCGCCGAGAAGGAGACAGCTGAGCAGTGA